The stretch of DNA CACATCTGTCTCCCAGAACAGTAAGACATGTTTGTGCAAGTTTGTTACAACCAAATACCCTCTCACAACAACTCAAACTAAATAGCATAATTCAGATGCATTATCCCACCCAAAAACAAGAAAATTGTTAAATTTACAATTGCGGCAATTAATTATGAGCCTAAAATAACGCAGTTTTTATATCAGAATGCAATGTATATTTTTAAAGTCTTAATACCCATAATTGTCAATATAATGGTCTTCGTTATATTTTAACTAAAAAGTGCTAAATATGTTATAAAAATAGAACAATTATCAATATTGTAAATTGTTGTCAAAGTCACACGGAATAAGGTTACCTTATTTTTTTTGTCAGCCTGTCTTACAACGACATTTCAGAGCTCGCATTTTGATGAAATAACAGCTTGCCATTTTGATTTTGAATACCATCAATTTACGAAACTAATACCTTCTATTTAGTTTTTATTATATTATTAAATATTGAAAAATATAGTCATATTAATTATGAGCATCAATCCGATCCACACTGTTGAGTGGAGGACAGTGAGATGGTCAGATCGATCAATTTTGGCATTAATGCTGGCCAAATAGTTAGTGCAATAGTATAAAATGTCCTTTTGTATTATTCCTTTTTGTGTTCAATTTGTTTGATTCGTGATTGAGATAGGATCCGGCAAGGCTATCGCTGGAGCTTGCGTATCTGTTCAAATGAAGATATTCAGGAGCCATTAGGTTCTTAACCAGCATTCATTTCGAGATGTGGGCCCAAGCAACATATTTTTGTGCTAACGCAATGCTATCAAAATGTATCAGTTTGATCGAATATTTGAGCAATATGTTCAACTAACAATGAATAACGTGTTTGTAATGTTATAACTTTCTTGCACATGTTATCTAGTAAAGTTAATTGTCGAAATATTAAAtactattttttaaaaaaaattaacacTGATAGGCCAAACATATGTAGTTTCAAACAAAAACAAATGATGTTGCTAGATTTTTTTTCGTAAGAAGTACTTTAATATGACTATATCTTTTGTATTCGGTATATTTTTAGATACAGGATAAATCGACCTttatatctatttggtggatatatatatatacgtgtGGTGTCATATGATTTGGATGTGTTCGTTCGTCGGTGTCCATATCCAAAACGTGACGGGAGCAGAGCTAGTAGCGTATCCCATCGATTTTCTAACGACAAATTAAGCAATCCTGTTCTGACTAGATGCTTCCAAATATTCTAGAGGTTGATCCAAAGAAATAGAAAACTACTATATATGAGCCCTCCGATCCCATGGTTAATTTCGATCGGTTTCTCCACCATCTTACTTGGGGTCGAGACAATGAGTGTATTGCTGAGTTCTCATCGAGCGAGCACCGGGAGCATAGGATCAAGGTGTGGAGTGGCTAGAAAGAAAGTCATCAACCATCTGGTCTTGCTTGGGCCCGTTGATAGGAATGTGGCGAAAAGGGCTTTTGAACTTTTTCATTGCTACTAGTGTGATTAGTCCATGCGGTCGAGATCACCGTGATGAATGTTCATGGTTAAACCCTATACAGACCTAGTATGAGAATGAGGACACTCCCCAGGAGACATACATAGCGATAAGCATTTCTATGAGGATCTTAATAGTTGAAGGATATCAATGCCAAAACGACGACACCAGGGTCCCACTGGATCTTTAAACCCAATTTATATTTAAAAATACTcataaagaaaaaaagaaaaactaatAAGAGTAAGCGAGTAACAGAAGGGTATAATTAATGGTGAACATAGTGTATTAACACACCCCGCACACCCACTTCGACCACTTTGATCCCTTTTCCGTGGGTATCTGTACGCTTCAGCTGGATGTTTCCGAATCGGCTCCATTCAAGTCTATCTCGATCTAGACCCATAACGGCGGCTGGGTGCCCCGGTGCTGACTGATCAACTGCAGATTGTTCAGGAGGCTTCGTTCAGTATTGCCAAAAACAAGCCAAGTTCGGCTACATGTGATGTGCCTAATCTCGATCTTTTTATTGGGCAGCTAATTTTGTTAAACTTGTCTTTGCCAACCTCTTAAGGATTCTTAACATGAGCTCGAACTTTGTGTCATTTTCCCTGCGAAAAGTTTGATGTACTCGCCCCCCTTATCTCTCCTTCCTTTTTTTGTGACACCTTTTTTTCCCCACGAGGACTTTGTGGACACCTGTTGCCCTCTGAAAATTTATGCGTCATTTCGTGCATGTGCACGACAAATGTTTAGCGCCTTAAATTACTAACCAGACCGCGGAAAAAGACACCATCTTCAACACTTCTTTGCCGGAGAGAGAAAAAAGAATCTAGGCCACCGGAGGAAATTTTTTTTTGGCCCAATAGTAGCCCGACCCAGTTAGACGTTTCGAACCCAGACTCTTAAGATGGGCCGCATGCAGAGCCGGGCTTGATTCCGTACCAACAGCGAGTCAACGCAACCTGACTGACAGCTGAACGACAGGGACACACAGATACCGCAGGTATCATGTGTGGTGGAGTACGTACAAAGCCACAGACACCTGATGGATGTGAACCAAACTGAGCTAGCATAGGTTTTTCATATACAAGTATACAACAGTATGGACGGATGTGAGCGTGCTACCTACTACAGCTAACCTGGCGCTGGCAGCATGCATGCCACACGATCGATCCTAGTACTGCACGTACAACTACAACGTATACATGCGCCATGTATAAAGACCTCTCAGAGCAACAGTGTACTCACCAGCTACTACATGCATGGCAACCCATACACTACATATACACATGCACATGCATGTTGCGTGCCAGTTGGTAGTAcgtacacacacacacacaatatatatatatatatatatatatgtatatatatatgtatgtatatatatcacGGCAAGCGCAGGAGGCCGAGACCGAGCGGGCGCGCCCGTCGACCGTGCTCCTGCGTCGTCACACGAAGGGCAGCGCGCAGCTGGCTGCGCGGGCCAGCTTGTCGCCGCCGCATGCGgacggcgtggcggcggcgccgtccaTGCTCCTCCTCCGGTGCTGGCCGCTCTTGCGCGCGATGTCGCGCATGGAGCTGGCGAGGGACAGCTTGGGGTTGAGGCGGACGGTGGAGTTGAAGCGCTCGCACATGGCCGCGTGCGCCTCCACGGCGCCGGCCACGGACAGCGCGGGCTCCCGCGCCTGCCGCTCCGTGACGGCCGCGGCGCACAGCCCGCACACCCACTTCCCCTGGAACCGCTCCCGGACGCGCCCGATGTACGTGGGCGTGCAATCCTCCGCCATCCCGCAGCACTCGCACCGCACGCTCcgcgcctccgcgc from Panicum hallii strain FIL2 chromosome 3, PHallii_v3.1, whole genome shotgun sequence encodes:
- the LOC112885240 gene encoding uncharacterized protein LOC112885240; this translates as MPWRLARQTETPTRWGSSEGGDPGADGGAEARSVRCECCGMAEDCTPTYIGRVRERFQGKWVCGLCAAAVTERQAREPALSVAGAVEAHAAMCERFNSTVRLNPKLSLASSMRDIARKSGQHRRRSMDGAAATPSACGGDKLARAASCALPFV